The genomic segment CCTGAACAATTTCAAACTAATAATGAGACCTGACCATACTCCAACTGTCTGGAATATAGATAAATGTTAAAAGTGTTAGTCAATGAGATATTCAAGCACAAGGTCAAGTTTTCGTTTGATGATGTCGCTGTCAAAAGTTGTCTGCCTGAAAACAAGGGGAGATTTCGCGGGATGCCCCACGTATCCTTTGTCCTGCCGTGCGTCATTGGTCAGGCGCAATCAGACGGCCCTGTGTTTTCTCTGAAATATCGGACACAACTGGCTTACGCCAGGAATCATCCTGTACTGCATCGGTTCATTGCCCGTTTTTACAACGAGGGGAATCTGTGTATAGGCGGCAGGCGTTATTTTGTGGCGCGAGATTTTGAGGGGGACAGAAGCCTGTCTGTCACCTTGATGCAAAACGCCTGTTTTGACAGGGGGCAAAAAAAGTTCGGAAAGAGCCTGGATAATATCCGCATCATCCAGCTTGCCGGTAAACCCGTTGAGAAATCCGAACCGACCTTCAAGACTTCAAAACGGGCCGCCCTACCCCTGGACGGCACAGACTACGTTTATCTTATCCGGGCCGGGCGCAGAAAAATCTACAAGATTGGCAAATCCAACGACCCGCCGGCCCGTTTGAACAGCCTGCAAACGGCAAGCCCCGAGAAGCTAAAATTACTCTACGCTTTTAAGGCGGACAATGCCAGCGCCGCAGAAGAGGCGTTACACTTCGCCTTACGCGATTTTCAGATGGCGGGGGAATGGTTCAAATTGTCGGACGAGCAGGTAGCGGCGCTGCTGGAAATTGAGGAATTCAGGGAGAAGTCTTTTGTCGCTGGCGCTCGGTTGTTTGGTTTGAATGAGATAGTGGCCAGGCTGCGACGGCCATAGCCGATTTTCGCGGCCTCGATTTAAGGTTGTCCTTCGTCGTTTTTGTAGGGAAGCCGCTCTTGTGCTATAATGTCCGGTTGGGTAGAATATCTGTTCTGATATGTCAAGTAGAGCCAGCTAACCTATAACGGGGCGACCAAATTTGGATCACTATCCTCGTTTTCACCCTCTCCTAATGTTACCTTGCTACGCTGCTACCCTATATCTTGCTTATTCCCACGTTAATCCTTAACGCGTTATCCTTAATATGGAGTAAACCCACCCATGGCCCAAAGCGATAAGATAATTATTAAAGGAGCCAAAGAACATAACCTGCAAAGCATAAACTTGGAAATCCCCCGCCACAAAATGATCGTTTTTACCGGCGTGAGCGGCAGCGGCAAATCGTCGCTGGCTTTTGACACGCTCTACGCCGAAGGACAGCGGCGTTACGTAGAAAGCCTGTCGGCCTACGCCCGGCAGTTTTTGGGGCAGATGGAAAAGCCCAAGGTGGATTACATCGGCGGCCTCAGCCCGGCCATTGCCATTGAGCAAAAGGCGGTGAGCAAGAATCCGCGCAGCACCGTGGGCACGGTGACCGAGGTTTACGACTATTTGCGGGTGCTGTTTGCCCGCGTGGGCACGCCGCATTGTTACAACTGCGGCCGGGAGGTCAAACAACAGAGCGCCCAACAGATCATTGAGCAGGTGGCCGGTCTGCCGGCCGGCACGCGCTTTCAACTGCTAACGCCCATTGCTCGCGGGCGCAAGGGCACGTTTGAAGACGCCCTGGCTGCGGCTCGGGCCGATGGGTTTGTCCGCGCCCGCATTGATGGCGTGACCACCGAACTGGACGAGCGTATCAAGCTGGCCAAAAACAAAAAGCACGACATTGAGCTGGTGGTGGACCGGCTGGTCATCCCGGCGGAGGTGGAGGATGATTTTGCGGCGCGGCTGGCCGACTCGGTGGAAACTGCGCTGCGCTGGGGCGACGGGATGCTGATGGTGGACGTTGCCGACGGCGAGGAACTGCTGCTCTCCGAAAAAAACGCTTGCGCCCACTGCGGCTTGAGCTTCCCCGACCTGAGTCCCCAGATGTTCAGTTTCAACTCGCCATTGGGCATGTGCCCCGCTTGTAACGGCCTGGGATTTAAGTTGGAGTTTGACCCCAACCTGTTTATTGATCCGGCCAAATCCATCAACGAGGGGGCGGTGCTGCCCTGGGGCGAAATTGGCAAAAAAAAGAGTTGGGCCAAACAAATTGCCTGGCAAATTGCCCGGCGTTTCAACGTCAACCTGAACACCCCCTGGCGCGATTTGCCGCAAGAAGTGAGGGACCTGATTTTATATGGTAATCCGAATATCAGGTTCCAATATCACAGTGAAAATTTCACCGGCTCCTGGCCCTACGAGGGCGTGCTCAAGGCCGTCCAGCGGCGGTACAGGGAAACCAAATCGGACGGCATGCAGGAGTATTACAGCCGGTATCTCAGCCAGCAACCCTGCTCCACCTGCGGTGGGCATCGGCTGCGGCCGGAGGCTGGGGCGGTGACGGTGGGCGGGTTCACCATTTCTGAAGTTACCGCCATGAGCGTGGCCGAGGCTTATGGCTGGATTTGCGCCTTGATGAGCGGCTCGCAGGCTGAAGGTCAGGCTGAGGCAATGGGTGCGGTTGGCGTTACGGGGAGAAGTTGTAATGATGACCGGGCGGCGGCGAGTGAGCGTGCTGTGACGCCCTTAACCCCGCAAGAGTTTGAAATTGGCGAGGAACTGCTCAAAGAAATCCACGACCGGGTGAAGTTTATGTTAGACGTGGGGCTGCATTATTTAACCCTCGACCGGCCCGCGCCTTCGCTCTCCGGCGGGGAGGGGCAGCGCATCCGGCTGGCCTCGCAGATTGGCTCCGGTCTGGTGGGTGTGATGTACATTTTAGACGAGCCTTCCATTGGTTTGCACCAACGGGACAATCGCCGGTTGCTGGATTCGCTGTTGCGGCTGCGTGATCTGGGCAATACCGTGATTGTGGTGGAGCACGACCAGGAGACGATGGAATCAGCCGACTGGATCATTGATTTTGGGCCGGGCGCGGGGATCAACGGGGGCCGGATTGTGTTTGCCGGGCCGCCGCAGGAAATTGTGCGCGATAAAACCTCTTTGACCGGCCGCTATCTTTCCGGCGAATTGG from the Anaerolineae bacterium genome contains:
- a CDS encoding GIY-YIG nuclease family protein, whose protein sequence is MPHVSFVLPCVIGQAQSDGPVFSLKYRTQLAYARNHPVLHRFIARFYNEGNLCIGGRRYFVARDFEGDRSLSVTLMQNACFDRGQKKFGKSLDNIRIIQLAGKPVEKSEPTFKTSKRAALPLDGTDYVYLIRAGRRKIYKIGKSNDPPARLNSLQTASPEKLKLLYAFKADNASAAEEALHFALRDFQMAGEWFKLSDEQVAALLEIEEFREKSFVAGARLFGLNEIVARLRRP
- the uvrA gene encoding excinuclease ABC subunit UvrA, whose product is MAQSDKIIIKGAKEHNLQSINLEIPRHKMIVFTGVSGSGKSSLAFDTLYAEGQRRYVESLSAYARQFLGQMEKPKVDYIGGLSPAIAIEQKAVSKNPRSTVGTVTEVYDYLRVLFARVGTPHCYNCGREVKQQSAQQIIEQVAGLPAGTRFQLLTPIARGRKGTFEDALAAARADGFVRARIDGVTTELDERIKLAKNKKHDIELVVDRLVIPAEVEDDFAARLADSVETALRWGDGMLMVDVADGEELLLSEKNACAHCGLSFPDLSPQMFSFNSPLGMCPACNGLGFKLEFDPNLFIDPAKSINEGAVLPWGEIGKKKSWAKQIAWQIARRFNVNLNTPWRDLPQEVRDLILYGNPNIRFQYHSENFTGSWPYEGVLKAVQRRYRETKSDGMQEYYSRYLSQQPCSTCGGHRLRPEAGAVTVGGFTISEVTAMSVAEAYGWICALMSGSQAEGQAEAMGAVGVTGRSCNDDRAAASERAVTPLTPQEFEIGEELLKEIHDRVKFMLDVGLHYLTLDRPAPSLSGGEGQRIRLASQIGSGLVGVMYILDEPSIGLHQRDNRRLLDSLLRLRDLGNTVIVVEHDQETMESADWIIDFGPGAGINGGRIVFAGPPQEIVRDKTSLTGRYLSGELAVVSGNGRREANGYWLELGGVTHHNLKQVDARFPLGCFTCVTGVSGSGKSSLITETLYPALARLLHQAQAHPGSYERLDGVDQVNKVIHITQDPIGRTPRSNPATYVKVWDHIRKLFAETPEAKTRGYKPGRFSFNVKGGRCEACQGHGQKVVEMHFLADVWVTCDVCHGTRFNRETLQVRYKGKNIAEALAMDVAEALEFFGNIPPVKRILTTLHDVGLDYIKLGQSATTLSGGEAQRVKLAKELSRVATGDTVYILDEPTTGLHFADIQKLLDVLHRLTDAGNTVIVIEHNLDVIKSADWIIDLGPEGGDEGGRVIATGTPEMLTQAAESYTGRFLQKVLSQDEAAGVRWVPEESQVALEQMKL